From the Niveibacterium microcysteis genome, the window GTTGACGACCACGCGCGCTTCGCCTGCATCGACCAGCGCATCCAGGCGACGCTCAATCGCGGTAGCGATCACGCCGTCCCAGTATGCGTAGAGATCCCGGCCGCGCGGGTTTGTGAGCCGCGTGCCCATTTCCAGGCGATAGGGCCGAATCAGGTCCAGTGGACGCAGCAGGCCATAGAGGCCAGAGAGAATGCCCACATGTGACTGCAGGTAGCCCTCAAGCCGTTCGGCCCGCACGGACTTGGCGTCGAGGCCGTCATACACATCGCCATCGAACGCCAGCACCGCCTGCTTGGCGATCGGCGGCTGATGCGCGGGTGCCCACTCCATGTAGCGTGCCGCATTCAGCGCCGCGAGCTTGTCCGACAGACTCATCAGCGTCGCAATCTGCGCTGGTGATCGCTCGCGCAGCAGCTCGATCAGCGGCTCCGCGTGGTCGAGGAAATCCGGTTGGGTTGAACGTGCGGTATGCGGAGCAGTTTCAAAATCGAGGGACTTGGCGGGAGACAGAAGAATCAGCATCGAAGCATTAAGGAAACTTGCCGGAACAGCATGATAGCGCCCCCGCGAGTTGCACCCGCCCCGGCCCATGGCAATTTGACACACCGCGAGGCGTGGGGAAACATGCAGACCCTTCCCCGCTGTTCCGTGGCAGTTCGCTGCCCTCCCGCCGATGCATAGCAACGATCTCCTGCAACGTTCACTCAACGCCGTCTGGCACCCGTGCACGCAGATGAAGCACCACGAGCGCTTCCCGCTGATTCCGCTCGAACGCGGCGAGGGGCTGTGGCTTTTTGATACCGAGGGGCGTCGGTACTTCGATGCAGTCAGCTCCTGGTGGGTGAACCTCTTTGGCCATTGCAACCCGCGGATCAACG encodes:
- the yaaA gene encoding peroxide stress protein YaaA, encoding MLILLSPAKSLDFETAPHTARSTQPDFLDHAEPLIELLRERSPAQIATLMSLSDKLAALNAARYMEWAPAHQPPIAKQAVLAFDGDVYDGLDAKSVRAERLEGYLQSHVGILSGLYGLLRPLDLIRPYRLEMGTRLTNPRGRDLYAYWDGVIATAIERRLDALVDAGEARVVVNLASTEYSKAAQLGSLRARVVSPVFQELRNGQYKIVSFSAKRARGAMTRFAIDHNITDVDALKAFDLDGYEFDAKASDADTWYFRRRAA